The following DNA comes from Anastrepha obliqua isolate idAnaObli1 chromosome 1, idAnaObli1_1.0, whole genome shotgun sequence.
TTTGCAATAAACGCCTCCGGGAAAAAATTCACTCCTTAcggggttaggagtagtcagaggccccaaaaataatgattttcaataatttgttttttgctagtcaattgctttattttacaaaaataaaaacatagtattaataaatcatgtttcgacttgactttagtaaaattaaaaaaaaaattgtaaaagttgtcGGTGTTTGtttggagcccgtttctccagaagacCCTTAAGGTGTTCAACACAAGTCcgtggagattcatctaaaatcaatcggacaacagaaatgagttttattaatagataatcttgtgcctgatcgaagtttttttgtttttgttttttaaattaacaatatggtgggctcaggaaatattttgcagattttcgagaaaaaaaaaccgacagttaattgtttaaaaaaaatcgaaattttgaaaaaaatccttcgattaggcacgagttttttatgtttttcaaaagcagtatacactTTAtcgaaatctaccaagcggttttcaagttacagtgatcaccagttccaaaacatagttttgaaaaaaaaacccatttaaagttttgcgctgagcgccctttgttaattgttgaataactcgaaaagtatttatcggattcacttcaaattttcacacaatatttttaagatactatactttaagaaaatgcaaaaaaaatccaattttttcaaaattctgactaTCCCTAAACCCTTACGTGCAGGTCAATCAGTCATTAAGTGTCTTcagcaacaaattaaaatacaataaatagttTAATGAAAGATGTAATTGAAGCTGCAACTTGAAGATGAGTTTGAAtgttaaagaaattttctattGTAAAAAGTTAGTAAAAAGCATAgcagctaaattaaaaaatctagCTACATTCGCCCTGAATTAAATATAACTTCTactacccaatatttttatgtttatatttttcatgaCCTATTCGTATGGAATTATATGAGATGAATACACAACTAAGTTTAAACTTCTATTTCTCACAGCTGCTGGTTGGAATACTTTTTGTAATTATTGGCAGTCTAAATATTAATCACCAAAATGATCAAAAAGCTGCAATCATTATAAACGACATTATTCTGGTTGTAATTTTCGTGATATCAGTCATAAACGTGATAATATCGGGATTCGGCATCGAATACTCATCACAGCCTCTAATACTCTTAGAAAATGTTGGGAAGAAGCAGCCTTAAAACTTTTCTAAGTAAAACtacatttataatttattataattttaacctGGAAGTGCATGATTCGTTTGTTCCTATTTGACTTCGTACAGTTTTAGTTGTGAGGTAGCTGTTGACTTATGCAAAAGTGTGTAAAGGTATTAGACCCACCAGAGGGAGTCGGTTGCATCCATTTCGGTAACGAGAGTTCAACTGATATGTCATGCAAAACGCAGAGGGATGCCACAATGAAAGTATTGACGTATATAAACAAATCCAGTTGttttgcaaggtggcgcaaaattaatcattatttggtttttgaataaattgtttactattgtaaataaaaaaaaaatattttgagtgatggaaatctataTTTTGATTTGTCTATTTGCAGCTGTTAAGttcaaaagtgtcaaatatgactgacgtatgacgccatttgcaaaaattatgcattttcctatagggtgattaattttgcgcccccttgtttttcttaatagaaatgaaaatgtacaaaaaaatgtcaacGAGAGTGATGTTGTATCCACACCTGTAAAAAAAGGCGAATATGTGCTTTTTGTCCTTAGAATTTACGCCGTATGGCTAAATGCAGGAAAAGCTTGCGAAaatatttatactattttttgatCGGCTattccatttgtgggacaacatcaagacgcacgccacaaataggagggggagctctgccaaacacccaagattATATGCggcaataatatatttattcatgCTGGAGTTTATGCCTTTAATAATACTTACTGCTTTGCTGAATTATGTgatacaattatttttgtttactctttattctttttgttttttgagaatCTACCTTAAATAAGTCTAAATTTACTCAGATAGCCAAGTGGCGATTAAATATCTTAGTAGGTTTAtcactaattccatcattgctcgcaaatgccgggcatctcttaacgagatattACTTTTCTGTTACTGTCCCGCGTGGCGTCCCACTTGGTTTAGATACGTCGGTTCATtgttcttgaatgatactgatgatCTTACGGATAAAAGAGTCAGCCACATCAAACGATTTGCACTTAAAGCAAAATAGTTTAACGTTGAGTAGCAGATAAACTGCTACTGTGGTTTCACAATGGATGGACAACGGGCTAAAAGAGTTGGGTTACAGACCGATTACAAATTCAACCTACTTACCTTTGaaaatttagtatattttttaaattacttatacaattaaataaactgAGATTTCTGGCTTTAATCCGAAACACACTAActattaaaactgtaaaaaaagaggttgtctgtaaagtcggtttactgacgatagtttaacgtgataacgtcataagaaaatactgattgaatggttgcatttttcaaaagaaaattttaattttatttgtctgatagatattttgtatggatatagagaatgagttaacattaacataacataatatactttaacataacataacataacataacataacataacataacataacataacataacataacataacataacataacataacataacataacataacataacataacatgacataacataacataacataacatatcataacataatataacatgctgttcaagcatgagcaagataacgacgcattttttggtgcgtgcagccggttacatagaattataagacgttatcacgtcaaaaaataataataacattaaaacaacaggtattattaacaaacttggttttattttaaattcttcaagtaaatcaaattaataataatcaataagaaggcatatgcaaatacaaatacgtgaatttatatatatacatatgcgcatatacatacatatatacgctcacttaagtaggagagagcaagatgtcgaacgttgccgttcgtttgctttgtttgctttgtagttcgttccgcgctttcgcttgcagttcattcaaggtaacggcaatgagcaaggtaacgacacattttttcgtgcgtgcagcctgttaaatcgaattataagacgttatcacgtcaaaattctaaatttttgtgGGCGAAGTTTCTTTAGAGCCCTTTTCAAATGTCCGTCGTCAATTCGACGAAGCATGCACTTCTAAGGTTCAagtaatttatgtaaatattagaCATCAAACACCAAGAAGCGAACTGCTCCAATTTAACAGCAGTTGAGTATTATTCGTATGTAatgagaaaaaggaaaataggAAAAGGTTTGGctctttgtttaaaaatattaaagccaTGGACTAGCTAAAGGCGCTATTCTAATAGGctcattaataatatatttttttttatttaattttttctatttattagttatttcatttacaattcaataaaattaaaaaaaaaaaaatgtcactaaaaaagtattttcaaatcAATAGTGGCTATTATGTATTATGGTACTGGAAAGAGCAACTTGTGCAGAAATATATCAACTGTATAATTAgtaaaaacttttgttaaaatattattaattcctCACCTAAATCAAATTGAtaactgcatatgaaaaataattcatGCCGACGTGCAAAAAGCCAAACACACACACCTAATTACTTctttatactcgtacatgcatACAAGCCTCAATATGGCAAGATGacatacagtctgtctaatggaaGTGTGACcggaaaaattcaaacttaggtAGAGTTCCGTTATTgacaaaaaatgaaattctgCTAAATAGGTGCATCCATTTCGTAATATGCGTTGTGCGAATtattagttttgtgagaaatttagaaagcgtacgTTCTTTTTACTAAATGAGTTCCGTGTATGAAAACCGATTTGAAGCAGTATTCCTATGTACACACCCTATAGGTCCAAAAAGGTCACTTGTATCtgcaacaaaatatttgaagaagtcgaagacgCTCATAAATAAATGAGTGCAACGGTATACCcaagttaaaaacgttgacgacttccccggagaggcaaaaaaaaaaactcgccaAAGCAATATCAAAAGATCAGTTACTTGCTTGTGACAAAGCTGAACTTATCACTGCGTGAAGCTGAAGTAtataattttaaggaaaagtggtgttaatCTATCCAAAGTCGCGATGTTTACGTGCAGAAGACTTCAAATTccggagcacattgaaaaaaccgcTGCTCTTATTAGCACACGAAAAAGGACTTGCATgggctaaggcaaattcagaagGGAATTGGGCAAACTTAATATTCACGGATGAATCTTCCTTTTGGGTGAATAGTTGCATAGGTCGATTATCGTGTTCTGCTGATAATTtaaacttcaacgaactgttaagcatccagttaaggtttaaatttaaggggttatatacggTTAAAAGGCcaaaaaacgaattttccagaattttttctgagaatacttttaaatttattgatctaaaaatgtgtacacatattatgttatctttaacctgtattttaagacttagtattagtaaaaatatttatttggaaaggcactacagctgatctccggcagctcctctcaaaaaagacgttttgcggtgatcactatacctctgaactggatcctctgaaattaaaaaaccaaacagatttcgttaaagtaatgctaaatctagtaattaatcgcaggaataagcaaaataaatttttttgacaaaatggcggttactcaaaaaaaaaaaaaaagaatcgatttttgaccaaaatttcggccttaaattgttcataaaaacaaaaatttacggtgagaaaaaatcttcgattaattactaaaaaatatatttaagaagctcgttttaaaatttgagactaatcggttgaAAACGGCtatcgagtaatgttggtcaccgactttgaaagcaccattttgagaaaaacgcgtttaaagtttgaaaagcactttacaagCACTCTggaacgccttttcaaatttgcgtgcaaCTTCGAAAATactcaccggaacgatattaagtTTCTGTgtgcatttttaaatatatttacattaagaaaataaaaaaaaaaaattttttgagaattctaactgcatataaccccttaaggctgCTTCTCCGAAATAGGATATGGCCGTCCTTTTGTGTTTACCAcaaatttgaatgcagttttcaatttaccaaaaagcattACTGCCGTCAGCTGCGAAGACATTTGGAAGAACCAGCTAACTTTGGATTTTAAAAGGGCATAACGATGCCCAGTATCGAAACCGAAGGTGTGTAGAGTGAAAACAGCAAAATTGGATTGAAATGTTGGCCTGGCcttcacagtcgcctgatgTCAACTCTATTAAAAATCTAattgtatattagtaaaaatgtagttaaacaaaaactgaaaaactcaCAAATATGGACGGTCAAAAAGTTAACCAGGCGAATTCGGCTGATTTGGAGAGCAGAATCTAACACAAAGCATGACTCGAAGATGTAGagcctttttttattcaatataccATGCGAATTACTAATATTATAAGCCCATACAATGTAATTTGTTAAAATCGAATT
Coding sequences within:
- the LOC129253284 gene encoding ninjurin-1 isoform X4 encodes the protein MKAMDANRYATKKTIAQGMLDIALLTANASQLKYVLQVGEQHQFYKLMLVMISLSIILQLLVGILFVIIGSLNINHQNDQKAAIIINDIILVVIFVISVINVIISGFGIEYSSQPLILLENVGKKQP